From Carya illinoinensis cultivar Pawnee chromosome 5, C.illinoinensisPawnee_v1, whole genome shotgun sequence, one genomic window encodes:
- the LOC122311818 gene encoding G-type lectin S-receptor-like serine/threonine-protein kinase At1g11410 isoform X1: MNSDKMLKILILVFLFFFPFCSSTETLTQNQSIKDGQTLISKEKNFSIGFFSPANSSYRYLGIWFAKVTELTVVWVANRNDPFNDSSGVLSIMQDGNLVLHDGFNRSLWSTNVSVQGQASTAAQLLDSGNLVLVQENNKTVLWQSFDYPTDTWLPNMSIGLNWRTGLDRFLTSWKSRDDPGTGDCIFKLNLNETPQFFFYKGSIPYYRTGPWPWRSSAIKSNCKTTFINNGDEIAYQYFFDDPTFITRVVVDNSGLLQHLVWNDGEHRWKEFWSAPTYRCDKYGQCGAYSVCNPGDVDFECSCLPGYEPKSPRQWYLREGSEGCVRKKSGLSMCGNGEGFVKVERVKAPFSSVAGQMYLSIMSYEGCEQACLRNCSCTAFTSLNDGNETNCLQWYGELMDILVHDVEGYQSLNVRVDAADLAKNTRKSGGFLGNKGRLALVVTSIAVPLLPVILLAHIWLRKKKRKKTRGFRTAKRKLHNQSVNFTDTKGSLEGNELEDSNTNFDLPIFDLSCLVAATDNFSPANKLGQGGFGPVFKGQLRNGQHIAVKRLSKSSGQGIEELKNEVQLIGKLQHRNLVKMLGCCIQGEEKMLIYEYMSNKSLNFFIFDPTRCSTLNWSKRFEIIIGIARGILYLHHDSRLRIIHRDLKTSNILLDDEMNPKISDFGVARILNGDQIQDRTNRVVGTYGYMSPEYAVFGKFSAKSDVFSFGVILLEIVSGKKNNGSYMEHPSLTLIGHVWELWREDRALDIVDSSINESYVPHEALRSIQIGLLCVQEDVRDRPDMLEVLLMLGTDAITLPSPKQPAFIFRTASDDLKSVSKGSCSVNEVTLTEAEGR, encoded by the exons ATGAACTCTGACAAAATGTTGAAGATTTTGATTTTAGTCTTTCTATTCTTCTTCCCATTCTGCAGTTCCACTGAAACCTTAACACAAAACCAATCCATCAAAGACGGCCAAACTTTGATATCCAAAGAAAAGAACTTCTCCATTGGCTTCTTCAGCCCAGCCAACTCCAGCTATCGTTATCTTGGTATTTGGTTCGCCAAAGTGACAGAACTGACTGTGGTTTGGGTTGCAAACAGGAACGATCCTTTCAATGATTCCTCGGGAGTTCTCTCGATCATGCAGGATGGAAATCTTGTTCTTCATGACGGCTTTAACCGTTCTCTCTGGTCTACAAATGTTTCAGTTCAAGGGCAAGCCTCCACTGCAGCTCAGCTCCTGGATTCAGGAAACCTAGTACTGGTCCAGGAAAACAACAAAACGGTGTTATGGCAAAGCTTTGACTATCCGACAGACACTTGGCTGCCCAACATGTCGATTGGTTTGAATTGGAGAACCGGGCTCGACAGATTCTTAACATCTTGGAAGTCCCGAGATGACCCCGGAACTGGGGACTGTATCTTTAAGCTAAATCTTAATGAGACGCCACAGTTCTTCTTTTACAAGGGTTCGATCCCATATTATCGGACTGGACCGTGGCCATGGAGGTCCTCTGCAATAAAATCCAATTGTAAGACCACTTTCATCAACAATGGAGATGAGATAGCTTACCAATACTTCTTCGATGACCCCACATTCATCACAAGAGTAGTGGTAGACAACTCCGGATTGCTCCAGCATTTAGTATGGAATGATGGTGAACATCGATGGAAGGAGTTCTGGTCTGCACCCACATATCGGTGTGACAAGTATGGACAGTGTGGCGCGTACAGTGTCTGTAACCCCGGCGATGTTGATTTCGAATGTTCATGTCTCCCAGGGTATGAACCAAAGTCTCCGAGGCAATGGTATCTCAGAGAAGGTTCTGAGGGTTGTGTAAGAAAGAAGTCAGGTTTGTCGATGTGTGGGAATGGAGAAGGGTTTGTGAAGGTGGAGCGTGTCAAGGCTCCGTTTTCGTCTGTCGCAGGTCAGATGTATTTGAGTATTATGAGCTATGAAGGGTGCGAGCAAGCTTGCTTGAGGAATTGTTCTTGCACAGCTTTTACAAGCTTGAATGATGGGAACGAAACTAATTGCTTGCAATGGTATGGAGAGTTGATGGATATATTAGTGCATGATGTTGAGGGGTACCAAAGTCTAAATGTTCGTGTGGATGCGGCAGATTTAG cCAAGAATACAAGGAAGTCCGGAGGTTTTCTTGGGAATAAGGGGAGGCTGGCTTTAGTAGTAACGTCCATTGCTGTGCCATTGTTGCCAGTAATTTTACTAGCCCATATATGgctaaggaagaagaagaggaagaaaacgAGAG GTTTTAGGACAGCAAAGAGAAAATTGCACAATCAGTCAGTAAATTTTACTGATACCAAAGGCTCTTTGGAGGGAAATGAGCTCGAGGACAGTAATACCAACTTTGATCTACCCATTTTCGATCTAAGCTGCCTAGTTGCTGCCACAGACAATTTTTCTCCAGCCAATAAACTTGGGCAAGGTGGTTTTGGCCCTGTTTTTAAG GGTCAATTACGTAATGGACAACACATAGCTGTAAAAAGGCTATCCAAGAGTTCAGGACAAGGgatagaagaattaaaaaatgaagTTCAGTTGATTGGGAAACTTCAACACAGAAATCTTGTCAAAATGTTGGGCTGTTGCATTCAGGGGGAAGAAAAGATGCTGATTTACGAGTACATGTCCAACAAAAGCTTGaacttctttatttttg ATCCTACAAGATGCTCAACCCTGAATTGGAGCAAACGCTTTGAAATAATCATTGGGATCGCTCGTGGGATTTTGTATCTTCATCACGACTCGAGGTTGAGAATTATCCACAGGGATCTTAAAACAAGCAATATTCTACTTGATGATGAGATGAACCCCAAAATTTCAGATTTTGGTGTGGCTCGCATACTCAATGGGGACCAAATTCAAGACAGGACAAACAGAGTTGTCGGAACATA TGGTTATATGTCACCAGAGTATGCAGTATTTGGAAAATTTTCGGCAAAATCAGATGTCTTTAGTTTTGGTGTAATATTATTGGAGATCGTAAGTGGCAAGAAGAATAATGGTTCTTATATGGAGCACCCTTCCCTAACTTTGATAGGGCAT GTCTGGGAACTATGGAGAGAAGATAGAGCCTTGGACATAGTTGATTCATCGATAAATGAGTCATATGTTCCCCATGAAGCCTTGAGAAGCATTCAAATTGGGCTGTTATGTGTGCAAGAAGATGTTAGAGATCGACCAGATATGCTGGAAGTTCTGCTTATGTTGGGTACTGATGCAATCACTCTTCCTTCTCCCAAACAACCTGCTTTCATTTTCAGAACAGCTTCCGATGATTTAAAATCAGTTTCAAAAGGATCTTGTTCTGTAAATGAGGTGACATTAACCGAAGCTGAAGGTCGCTAA
- the LOC122311818 gene encoding G-type lectin S-receptor-like serine/threonine-protein kinase RKS1 isoform X3 → MNSDKMLKILILVFLFFFPFCSSTETLTQNQSIKDGQTLISKEKNFSIGFFSPANSSYRYLGIWFAKVTELTVVWVANRNDPFNDSSGVLSIMQDGNLVLHDGFNRSLWSTNVSVQGQASTAAQLLDSGNLVLVQENNKTVLWQSFDYPTDTWLPNMSIGLNWRTGLDRFLTSWKSRDDPGTGDCIFKLNLNETPQFFFYKGSIPYYRTGPWPWRSSAIKSNCKTTFINNGDEIAYQYFFDDPTFITRVVVDNSGLLQHLVWNDGEHRWKEFWSAPTYRCDKYGQCGAYSVCNPGDVDFECSCLPGYEPKSPRQWYLREGSEGCVRKKSGLSMCGNGEGFVKVERVKAPFSSVAGQMYLSIMSYEGCEQACLRNCSCTAFTSLNDGNETNCLQWYGELMDILVHDVEGYQSLNVRVDAADLAKNTRKSGGFLGNKGRLALVVTSIAVPLLPVILLAHIWLRKKKRKKTRGFRTAKRKLHNQSVNFTDTKGSLEGNELEDSNTNFDLPIFDLSCLVAATDNFSPANKLGQGGFGPVFKGQLRNGQHIAVKRLSKSSGQGIEELKNEVQLIGKLQHRNLVKMLGCCIQGEEKMLIYEYMSNKSLNFFIFDPTRCSTLNWSKRFEIIIGIARGILYLHHDSRLRIIHRDLKTSNILLDDEMNPKISDFGVARILNGDQIQDRTNRVVGT, encoded by the exons ATGAACTCTGACAAAATGTTGAAGATTTTGATTTTAGTCTTTCTATTCTTCTTCCCATTCTGCAGTTCCACTGAAACCTTAACACAAAACCAATCCATCAAAGACGGCCAAACTTTGATATCCAAAGAAAAGAACTTCTCCATTGGCTTCTTCAGCCCAGCCAACTCCAGCTATCGTTATCTTGGTATTTGGTTCGCCAAAGTGACAGAACTGACTGTGGTTTGGGTTGCAAACAGGAACGATCCTTTCAATGATTCCTCGGGAGTTCTCTCGATCATGCAGGATGGAAATCTTGTTCTTCATGACGGCTTTAACCGTTCTCTCTGGTCTACAAATGTTTCAGTTCAAGGGCAAGCCTCCACTGCAGCTCAGCTCCTGGATTCAGGAAACCTAGTACTGGTCCAGGAAAACAACAAAACGGTGTTATGGCAAAGCTTTGACTATCCGACAGACACTTGGCTGCCCAACATGTCGATTGGTTTGAATTGGAGAACCGGGCTCGACAGATTCTTAACATCTTGGAAGTCCCGAGATGACCCCGGAACTGGGGACTGTATCTTTAAGCTAAATCTTAATGAGACGCCACAGTTCTTCTTTTACAAGGGTTCGATCCCATATTATCGGACTGGACCGTGGCCATGGAGGTCCTCTGCAATAAAATCCAATTGTAAGACCACTTTCATCAACAATGGAGATGAGATAGCTTACCAATACTTCTTCGATGACCCCACATTCATCACAAGAGTAGTGGTAGACAACTCCGGATTGCTCCAGCATTTAGTATGGAATGATGGTGAACATCGATGGAAGGAGTTCTGGTCTGCACCCACATATCGGTGTGACAAGTATGGACAGTGTGGCGCGTACAGTGTCTGTAACCCCGGCGATGTTGATTTCGAATGTTCATGTCTCCCAGGGTATGAACCAAAGTCTCCGAGGCAATGGTATCTCAGAGAAGGTTCTGAGGGTTGTGTAAGAAAGAAGTCAGGTTTGTCGATGTGTGGGAATGGAGAAGGGTTTGTGAAGGTGGAGCGTGTCAAGGCTCCGTTTTCGTCTGTCGCAGGTCAGATGTATTTGAGTATTATGAGCTATGAAGGGTGCGAGCAAGCTTGCTTGAGGAATTGTTCTTGCACAGCTTTTACAAGCTTGAATGATGGGAACGAAACTAATTGCTTGCAATGGTATGGAGAGTTGATGGATATATTAGTGCATGATGTTGAGGGGTACCAAAGTCTAAATGTTCGTGTGGATGCGGCAGATTTAG cCAAGAATACAAGGAAGTCCGGAGGTTTTCTTGGGAATAAGGGGAGGCTGGCTTTAGTAGTAACGTCCATTGCTGTGCCATTGTTGCCAGTAATTTTACTAGCCCATATATGgctaaggaagaagaagaggaagaaaacgAGAG GTTTTAGGACAGCAAAGAGAAAATTGCACAATCAGTCAGTAAATTTTACTGATACCAAAGGCTCTTTGGAGGGAAATGAGCTCGAGGACAGTAATACCAACTTTGATCTACCCATTTTCGATCTAAGCTGCCTAGTTGCTGCCACAGACAATTTTTCTCCAGCCAATAAACTTGGGCAAGGTGGTTTTGGCCCTGTTTTTAAG GGTCAATTACGTAATGGACAACACATAGCTGTAAAAAGGCTATCCAAGAGTTCAGGACAAGGgatagaagaattaaaaaatgaagTTCAGTTGATTGGGAAACTTCAACACAGAAATCTTGTCAAAATGTTGGGCTGTTGCATTCAGGGGGAAGAAAAGATGCTGATTTACGAGTACATGTCCAACAAAAGCTTGaacttctttatttttg ATCCTACAAGATGCTCAACCCTGAATTGGAGCAAACGCTTTGAAATAATCATTGGGATCGCTCGTGGGATTTTGTATCTTCATCACGACTCGAGGTTGAGAATTATCCACAGGGATCTTAAAACAAGCAATATTCTACTTGATGATGAGATGAACCCCAAAATTTCAGATTTTGGTGTGGCTCGCATACTCAATGGGGACCAAATTCAAGACAGGACAAACAGAGTTGTCGGAACATA G
- the LOC122311822 gene encoding uncharacterized protein LOC122311822, with amino-acid sequence MTAHKKEKCCGVQFLDKSIIFDHFPFPPGKFGVSFLSTSFRHVSYCLVVPSSSELLPARNCVVTIPVQRVMTGKSNQPPQPPPQPAAQTVPLVSVGVAESFSLDAPSAQAKMIAVIREIMTNAPQKIKTALLLLKLSLLLLPSPRAASFHSLTIYVQSLSLTLFCLLKLLAILCTLG; translated from the exons ATGACAGCACACAAGAAGGAAAAGTGTTGTGGCGTTCAATTCCTAGACAAAAGCATTATATTTGATCATTTTCCATTTCCTCCTGGAAAATTTGGGGTTTCTTTTTTATCCACTTCGTTCAGACATGTCAGCTACTGTTTAGTAGTTCCATCATCCTCCGAATTGCTCCCTGCTCGAAACTGTGTAGTCACCATTCCAGTCCAG AGAGTGATGACGGGAAAGAGTAATCAACCACCGCAGCCTCCACCACAGCCGGCAGCACAAACTGTGCCATTGGTATCGGTGGGGGTTGCAGAGTCTTTTTCTTTGGATGCACCATCTGCGCAGGCAAAGATGATAGCTGTAATAAGAGAAATCATGACCAACGCACCCCAGAAGATCAAAACTGCACTGCTGCTGCTTAAGCTTTCATTGTTGCTGCTTCCATCCCCTCGTGCTGCTTCCTTCCATTCCCTCACCATCTACGTTCAATCTCTCTCACTAACTCTCTTTTGTCTGTTGAAATTGCTAGCAATTCTATGTACTCTCGGGTGA
- the LOC122311818 gene encoding G-type lectin S-receptor-like serine/threonine-protein kinase RKS1 isoform X2: MNSDKMLKILILVFLFFFPFCSSTETLTQNQSIKDGQTLISKEKNFSIGFFSPANSSYRYLGIWFAKVTELTVVWVANRNDPFNDSSGVLSIMQDGNLVLHDGFNRSLWSTNVSVQGQASTAAQLLDSGNLVLVQENNKTVLWQSFDYPTDTWLPNMSIGLNWRTGLDRFLTSWKSRDDPGTGDCIFKLNLNETPQFFFYKGSIPYYRTGPWPWRSSAIKSNCKTTFINNGDEIAYQYFFDDPTFITRVVVDNSGLLQHLVWNDGEHRWKEFWSAPTYRCDKYGQCGAYSVCNPGDVDFECSCLPGYEPKSPRQWYLREGSEGCVRKKSGLSMCGNGEGFVKVERVKAPFSSVAGQMYLSIMSYEGCEQACLRNCSCTAFTSLNDGNETNCLQWYGELMDILVHDVEGYQSLNVRVDAADLAKNTRKSGGFLGNKGRLALVVTSIAVPLLPVILLAHIWLRKKKRKKTRGFRTAKRKLHNQSVNFTDTKGSLEGNELEDSNTNFDLPIFDLSCLVAATDNFSPANKLGQGGFGPVFKGQLRNGQHIAVKRLSKSSGQGIEELKNEVQLIGKLQHRNLVKMLGCCIQGEEKMLIYEYMSNKSLNFFIFDPTRCSTLNWSKRFEIIIGIARGILYLHHDSRLRIIHRDLKTSNILLDDEMNPKISDFGVARILNGDQIQDRTNRVVGT; this comes from the exons ATGAACTCTGACAAAATGTTGAAGATTTTGATTTTAGTCTTTCTATTCTTCTTCCCATTCTGCAGTTCCACTGAAACCTTAACACAAAACCAATCCATCAAAGACGGCCAAACTTTGATATCCAAAGAAAAGAACTTCTCCATTGGCTTCTTCAGCCCAGCCAACTCCAGCTATCGTTATCTTGGTATTTGGTTCGCCAAAGTGACAGAACTGACTGTGGTTTGGGTTGCAAACAGGAACGATCCTTTCAATGATTCCTCGGGAGTTCTCTCGATCATGCAGGATGGAAATCTTGTTCTTCATGACGGCTTTAACCGTTCTCTCTGGTCTACAAATGTTTCAGTTCAAGGGCAAGCCTCCACTGCAGCTCAGCTCCTGGATTCAGGAAACCTAGTACTGGTCCAGGAAAACAACAAAACGGTGTTATGGCAAAGCTTTGACTATCCGACAGACACTTGGCTGCCCAACATGTCGATTGGTTTGAATTGGAGAACCGGGCTCGACAGATTCTTAACATCTTGGAAGTCCCGAGATGACCCCGGAACTGGGGACTGTATCTTTAAGCTAAATCTTAATGAGACGCCACAGTTCTTCTTTTACAAGGGTTCGATCCCATATTATCGGACTGGACCGTGGCCATGGAGGTCCTCTGCAATAAAATCCAATTGTAAGACCACTTTCATCAACAATGGAGATGAGATAGCTTACCAATACTTCTTCGATGACCCCACATTCATCACAAGAGTAGTGGTAGACAACTCCGGATTGCTCCAGCATTTAGTATGGAATGATGGTGAACATCGATGGAAGGAGTTCTGGTCTGCACCCACATATCGGTGTGACAAGTATGGACAGTGTGGCGCGTACAGTGTCTGTAACCCCGGCGATGTTGATTTCGAATGTTCATGTCTCCCAGGGTATGAACCAAAGTCTCCGAGGCAATGGTATCTCAGAGAAGGTTCTGAGGGTTGTGTAAGAAAGAAGTCAGGTTTGTCGATGTGTGGGAATGGAGAAGGGTTTGTGAAGGTGGAGCGTGTCAAGGCTCCGTTTTCGTCTGTCGCAGGTCAGATGTATTTGAGTATTATGAGCTATGAAGGGTGCGAGCAAGCTTGCTTGAGGAATTGTTCTTGCACAGCTTTTACAAGCTTGAATGATGGGAACGAAACTAATTGCTTGCAATGGTATGGAGAGTTGATGGATATATTAGTGCATGATGTTGAGGGGTACCAAAGTCTAAATGTTCGTGTGGATGCGGCAGATTTAG cCAAGAATACAAGGAAGTCCGGAGGTTTTCTTGGGAATAAGGGGAGGCTGGCTTTAGTAGTAACGTCCATTGCTGTGCCATTGTTGCCAGTAATTTTACTAGCCCATATATGgctaaggaagaagaagaggaagaaaacgAGAG GTTTTAGGACAGCAAAGAGAAAATTGCACAATCAGTCAGTAAATTTTACTGATACCAAAGGCTCTTTGGAGGGAAATGAGCTCGAGGACAGTAATACCAACTTTGATCTACCCATTTTCGATCTAAGCTGCCTAGTTGCTGCCACAGACAATTTTTCTCCAGCCAATAAACTTGGGCAAGGTGGTTTTGGCCCTGTTTTTAAG GGTCAATTACGTAATGGACAACACATAGCTGTAAAAAGGCTATCCAAGAGTTCAGGACAAGGgatagaagaattaaaaaatgaagTTCAGTTGATTGGGAAACTTCAACACAGAAATCTTGTCAAAATGTTGGGCTGTTGCATTCAGGGGGAAGAAAAGATGCTGATTTACGAGTACATGTCCAACAAAAGCTTGaacttctttatttttg ATCCTACAAGATGCTCAACCCTGAATTGGAGCAAACGCTTTGAAATAATCATTGGGATCGCTCGTGGGATTTTGTATCTTCATCACGACTCGAGGTTGAGAATTATCCACAGGGATCTTAAAACAAGCAATATTCTACTTGATGATGAGATGAACCCCAAAATTTCAGATTTTGGTGTGGCTCGCATACTCAATGGGGACCAAATTCAAGACAGGACAAACAGAGTTGTCGGAACATA A